One Molothrus aeneus isolate 106 chromosome 29, BPBGC_Maene_1.0, whole genome shotgun sequence genomic region harbors:
- the LMAN2L gene encoding VIP36-like protein isoform X1, producing MAAAGRWRAVLVLLAVLLELGGTAAEQTEEHLKREHSLSKPYQGVGSASSGLWDLLGNAMVMTQFIRLTPDVQSKQGAVWNRVPCYLRDWEMQVHFKIHGQGKKNLNGDGFAIWYTKDRMQPGPVFGSKDNFLGLGVFVDTYPNEEKQQEAQKRRYSPGNQRVFPYISAMVNNGSLTYDHDRDGRPTELGGCTAMVRNLHHDTFLVIRYVKRRLTVLIDIDGKHEWRDCIDVPGVRLPRGYYFGTSSVTGDLSDNHDIISLKLYQLTVERTPEEEKRDREVFLPVVDNLRLPGMEAPLEPMSGLALFLIVFFSLVALVFAIVIGIILYNKWQEQSRKHFY from the exons atggcggcggcgggccGGTGGCGGGCCgtgctggtcctgctggccgTGCTGCTGGAGCTCGGCGGGACGGCGGCCGAGCAGACCGAGGAGCACCTCAAACGCGAGCACTCGCTGTCCAAGCCGTACCAGG GTGTTGGCTCGGCCAGCTCGGGGCTCTGGGACCTGCTGGGCAACGCCATGGTCATGACCCAGTTCATCCGCCTCACCCCCGACGTGCAGAGCAAGCAGGGAGCCGTGTGGAACCGAGTG ccctgTTACCTGCGGGACTGGGAGATGCAGGTGCACTTCAAGATCCACGGGCAAGGCAAGAAGAACCTCAACGGAGATGGATTCGCCATCTGGTACACCAAGGACAGGATGCAGCCAG gaCCTGTTTTTGGGAGCAAGGACAacttcctggggctgggagtgtTCGTGGACACGTATCCCAAcgaggagaagcagcaggag GCTCAGAAGAGGAGGTACAGCCCTGGAAACCAG CGCGTGTTCCCCTACATCTCCGCCATGGTGAACAACGGCTCGCTGACCTACGACCACGACCGCGACGGGCGCCCCACCGAGCTGGGCGGCTGCACCGCCATGGTGCGCAACCTGCACCACGACACCTTCCTGGTCATCCGCTACGTCAAGCGGCGCCTCACG GTGCTGATCGACATCGACGGCAAGCACGAGTGGCGGGACTGCATCGACGTCCCTGGCGTGCGCCTGCCCCGGGGCTACTACTTTGGGACATCCTCGGTCACCGGGGACCTGTCAG acaACCACGACATCATCTCGCTGAAGCTGTACCAGCTGACGGTGGAGCGGACGCCGGAGGAGGAGAAGCGGGATCGGGAAGTTTTCCTGCCCGTGGTGGACAACCTGAGGCTGCCGGGAA TGGAGGCGCCGCTGGAGCCCATGAGCGGCCTGGCCCTGTTCCTCATCGTCTTCTTCTCGCTGGTGGCCCTCGTGTTCGCCATTGTCATCGGCATCATCCTCTACAACaagtggcaggagcagagccgcAAGCACTTCTACTGA
- the LMAN2L gene encoding VIP36-like protein isoform X2, whose protein sequence is MAAAGRWRAVLVLLAVLLELGGTAAEQTEEHLKREHSLSKPYQGVGSASSGLWDLLGNAMVMTQFIRLTPDVQSKQGAVWNRVPCYLRDWEMQVHFKIHGQGKKNLNGDGFAIWYTKDRMQPGPVFGSKDNFLGLGVFVDTYPNEEKQQERVFPYISAMVNNGSLTYDHDRDGRPTELGGCTAMVRNLHHDTFLVIRYVKRRLTVLIDIDGKHEWRDCIDVPGVRLPRGYYFGTSSVTGDLSDNHDIISLKLYQLTVERTPEEEKRDREVFLPVVDNLRLPGMEAPLEPMSGLALFLIVFFSLVALVFAIVIGIILYNKWQEQSRKHFY, encoded by the exons atggcggcggcgggccGGTGGCGGGCCgtgctggtcctgctggccgTGCTGCTGGAGCTCGGCGGGACGGCGGCCGAGCAGACCGAGGAGCACCTCAAACGCGAGCACTCGCTGTCCAAGCCGTACCAGG GTGTTGGCTCGGCCAGCTCGGGGCTCTGGGACCTGCTGGGCAACGCCATGGTCATGACCCAGTTCATCCGCCTCACCCCCGACGTGCAGAGCAAGCAGGGAGCCGTGTGGAACCGAGTG ccctgTTACCTGCGGGACTGGGAGATGCAGGTGCACTTCAAGATCCACGGGCAAGGCAAGAAGAACCTCAACGGAGATGGATTCGCCATCTGGTACACCAAGGACAGGATGCAGCCAG gaCCTGTTTTTGGGAGCAAGGACAacttcctggggctgggagtgtTCGTGGACACGTATCCCAAcgaggagaagcagcaggag CGCGTGTTCCCCTACATCTCCGCCATGGTGAACAACGGCTCGCTGACCTACGACCACGACCGCGACGGGCGCCCCACCGAGCTGGGCGGCTGCACCGCCATGGTGCGCAACCTGCACCACGACACCTTCCTGGTCATCCGCTACGTCAAGCGGCGCCTCACG GTGCTGATCGACATCGACGGCAAGCACGAGTGGCGGGACTGCATCGACGTCCCTGGCGTGCGCCTGCCCCGGGGCTACTACTTTGGGACATCCTCGGTCACCGGGGACCTGTCAG acaACCACGACATCATCTCGCTGAAGCTGTACCAGCTGACGGTGGAGCGGACGCCGGAGGAGGAGAAGCGGGATCGGGAAGTTTTCCTGCCCGTGGTGGACAACCTGAGGCTGCCGGGAA TGGAGGCGCCGCTGGAGCCCATGAGCGGCCTGGCCCTGTTCCTCATCGTCTTCTTCTCGCTGGTGGCCCTCGTGTTCGCCATTGTCATCGGCATCATCCTCTACAACaagtggcaggagcagagccgcAAGCACTTCTACTGA
- the CNNM4 gene encoding metal transporter CNNM4 yields the protein MFSGLNLGLMALDPMELRIVQNCGTDKEKRYARRIEPIRRKGNYLLCSLLLGNVLVNTTLTILLDDLIGSGIGAVVASTIGIVIFGEIVPQALCSRHGLAVGANTIVVTKFFMLVTFPLSYPISKLLDCILGQEIGTVYNREKLVEMLKVTEPYNDLVREELNMIQGALELRTKTVEDVMTPLQNCFMINSDAILDFNTMSEIMESGYTRIPVYEDERSNIMDILYVKDLAFVDPDDCTPLKTITKFYNHPVHVVFHDTKLDAMLEEFKKGKSHLAIVQKVNNEGEGDPFYEVLGLVTLEDVIEEIIKSEILDESDTYIDNRSRKRVCNQKNRRDFSAFKDPDNELKVKVSPQLLLAAHRFLSTEVTLFTSNFISEKILLRLLKYSDVIQELKFDEENKKSPRHFLYCKNKPADYFILILQGKVEVEAGKECMKFEAGAFSYYGVMALSPPPGSEIRSPSHMSGLNRSASLSYHERSDSGSSPVSGSNNQLNAGGAQYVADFSVRALTDLQFVKITRQEYQNGLLASRMDSCPQSPDSAAPKADPATAEKPEPPAPADETTSLLNERNCLSRRSNHSGLENSI from the exons ATGTTCAGCGGGCTCAACCTGGGCTTGATGGCGTTGGACCCCATGGAGCTGAGGATCGTGCAGAACTGTGGGACGGATAAGGAGAAGCGTTACGCCCGCAGGATCGAGCCCATCCGCAGGAAAGGGAATTACCTGCTGTGCTCGCTGCTGCTGGGCAACGTGCTGGTCAACACCACGCTGACCATCCTGCTGGACGACCTGATCGGCTCCGGCATCGGCGCCGTGGTGGCCTCCACCATCGGCATCGTCATCTTCGGCGAGATCGTGCCGCAGGCGCTGTGCTCGCGGCACGGGCTGGCCGTGGGCGCCAACACCATCGTGGTCACCAAGTTCTTCATGCTGGTCACCTTCCCGCTGTCCTACCCCATCAGCAAACTGCTGGACTGCATCCTGGGCCAGGAGATCGGCACCGTCTACAACCGGGAGAAGCTGGTGGAGATGCTGAAGGTGACGGAGCCCTACAACGACCTGGTGAGGGAGGAGCTCAACATGATCCAGGGAGCGCTGGAGCTGCGCACCAAGACGGTGGAGGACGTGATGACCCCGCTGCAGAACTGCTTCATGATCAACAGCGACGCCATCCTGGACTTCAACACCATGTCGGAGATCATGGAGAGCGGCTACACGCGCATCCCGGTCTACGAGGACGAGAGGTCCAACATCATGGACATCCTCTACGTCAAGGACCTGGCCTTCGTGGACCCTGATGATTGCACGCCCCTCAAGACCATCACCAAGTTCTACAACCACCCCGTGCACGTGGTGTTCCACGACACCAAGCTGGACGCCATGCTGGAGGAGTTCAAAAAGG GGAAGTCCCACCTGGCCATCGTGCAGAAGGTGAACAATGAGGGTGAGGGTGACCCCTTCTAcgaggtgctggggctggtgacGCTCGAGGACGTCATCGAGGAGATCATCAAGTCGGAGATCCTGGACGAGTCCGACACCTACA TTGACAACCGCAGCAGGAAGAGGGTGTGCAACCAGAAGAACCGAAGGGACTTCTCGGCCTTCAAGGACCCCGACAACGAGCTGAAGGTCAAGGTGtcacctcagctcctgctggccgCCCACCGCTTCCTGTCCACCG AGGTGACCCTCTTCACCTCCAACTTCATCTCGGAGAAGATCCTGCTGCGGCTCCTCAAATACTCCGACGTCATCCAGGAGCTGAAGTTTGATGAGGAGAACAAGAAATCCCCGCGGCACTTCCTGTACTGCAAGAACAAACCGGCCGACTACTTCATCCTGATCCTGCAG GGCAAGGTGGAGGTGGAGGCTGGCAAGGAGTGCATGAAGTTCGAGGCAGGAGCCTTTTCCTACTACGGGGTGATGGCCCTGAGTCCTCCTCCTGGATCTG AGATCCGTTCCCCGTCCCACATGAGCGGCCTGAACCGCTCGGCCTCGCTGAGCTACCACGAGCGCTCGGACTCGGGCTCGTCGCCGGTCAGCGGCAGCAACAACCAGCTCAACGCGGGCGGCGCGCAGTACGTGGCCGACTTCAGCGTGCGCGCCCTCACCGACCTCCAGTTCGTCAAG ATCACGCGGCAGGAGTACCAGAACGGGCTGCTGGCCTCGCGCATGGACAGTTGTCCCCAGTCCCCCGACAGCGCCGCCCCCAAGGCCGACCCGGCCACGGCGGAGAAGCCGGAGCCGCCGGCGCCGGCCGACGAGACCACGAGTCTGCTCAACGAGAGGAACTGCCTGAGCCGGCGCAGCAACCACAGCGGCCTGGAGAACTCCATCTGA
- the ANKRD39 gene encoding ankyrin repeat domain-containing protein 39: MAGGRRSPPAPCCPGRAAMPSPCCQGRVAVPSVHQSLSEMDFERGIWAAARDGDEARVLQLLERRGDPAEPDLAGYTALHYASRNGHLGVCRLLLERGAPCDARTPGGATPLHRACYCGHRAVTELLLAHGADPAATDGDGRTGLHKAAEQGHRELCALLLRQRPALAALRDARGRSPRDGAHPAVWDLLDT, from the exons ATGGCCGGTGGTCGCCGCTCGCCGCCCGCTCCGTgctgcccgggccgggcggcgaTGCCCTCTCCGTGCTGCCAGGGCCGCGTGGCCGTGCCCAGCGTGCACCAGAGCCTGTCCGAGATGGACTTCGAGCGGG GGATCTGGGCGGCGGCGCGGGACGGGGACGAGGCGcgggtgctgcagctgctggagcggCGAGGGGACCCCGCGGAGCCCGACCTGGCGGGGTACACGGCACTG CACTATGCCAGCCGGAACGGGCACCTCGGCGTGTGCCGGCTGCTGCTGGAGCGCGGTGCCCCGTGCGATGCCCGCACCCCCGGCGGTGCCACCCCGCTGCACCGCGCCTGCTACTGCGGGCACCGCGCCGTCAccgagctgctgctggcacacgGAGCCGACCCCGCCGCCACCGACGGCGACGGCAGAACCGGCCTGCACAAG GCCGCCGAGCAGGGGCACCGCGAGCTCTGTGCCCTCCTCCTGCGCCAGCGCCCGGCCCTCGCTGCCCTCCGCGATGCCAGGGGCCGCAGCCCGCGGGACGGGGCGCACCCGGCCGTGTGGGACCTGCTGGACACCTGA